A genome region from Bifidobacterium coryneforme includes the following:
- a CDS encoding histidine phosphatase family protein — protein MPATTIHFIRHGQVFNPDHILYERLPGFHLSERGRGMAHATGRFLAAAPGFRDIAAVYSSPLDRTRETTDILLEEVNPARGKRGLDPLNPHYDERLIEAGNEFRGKRIGRGAGALWYPSNLKLVLDLSKPSWGESYRQIARRVSDFVYEKVEEYPDAQILAVSHESPIWTFRHLLETGHPEHNMLRRGTALASVTSITLDCGSRKVLGITYADPAAGV, from the coding sequence TTGCCGGCAACGACCATTCATTTCATCCGCCACGGTCAGGTATTCAATCCCGACCATATTCTCTACGAACGCCTTCCAGGCTTCCATCTGTCCGAACGCGGGCGGGGGATGGCCCACGCCACGGGTAGATTCCTGGCGGCAGCGCCTGGCTTCAGGGACATCGCCGCCGTCTATTCCTCCCCCCTGGACCGGACCAGGGAAACCACGGACATCCTTCTGGAAGAGGTCAATCCCGCCAGGGGGAAACGTGGCTTGGACCCACTGAATCCGCACTATGACGAGCGGCTGATCGAGGCCGGCAATGAGTTCCGCGGCAAACGGATCGGCCGGGGTGCGGGTGCCCTCTGGTACCCCTCCAACCTGAAACTGGTCCTGGATCTTTCCAAACCAAGCTGGGGCGAGAGCTACCGGCAGATAGCCCGCAGGGTTTCGGACTTCGTATACGAAAAGGTCGAGGAGTATCCGGACGCACAGATTCTGGCCGTCTCCCATGAGTCGCCCATCTGGACTTTCCGGCACCTGTTGGAGACGGGCCATCCCGAGCACAATATGCTGCGTCGTGGCACCGCCCTTGCCTCGGTCACCTCCATCACCCTGGACTGCGGCTCCCGGAAGGTGCTTGGCATCACATATGCGGATCCGGCGGCAGGTGTGTAA
- a CDS encoding DUF805 domain-containing protein: MNQPNNGNEGNLPDFWTQPDQNQPEQAAGSTPDYAYGAGQDPAGAQGYQGGNNPYPSYSNEPVQEQQFPPAQPTPQEPSYTYTEQQPQETPGIGTEQTYQSTYQPMPTPEPTPVEPAYGSQAAYTNNHPTPATPDYQEQAYGQQQAAYQGQDPYAQPVGYEQGAYQQGAYQQPGVGPQIPQTPAYPSGAGYAYTGVPPIDQPWYGIDFINASKRFFNKYTTFKGRASRGEYWWSILLNILIYMACGVLLALAPDTAAEAVADAVSIALFVPNIAVAVRRLHDSNMSGLWYLLPIVTTTVGVILLIFGIAAAFMQTPGVVITLIALGAIITLGGGIANLVFMLRPSDPRGARFDK, from the coding sequence ATGAACCAGCCGAATAATGGCAATGAGGGTAATCTGCCTGACTTCTGGACGCAACCCGACCAGAACCAGCCCGAACAGGCGGCGGGAAGCACCCCCGATTATGCGTATGGGGCGGGGCAGGACCCGGCTGGCGCACAGGGATACCAGGGAGGGAACAACCCCTACCCATCATATTCAAATGAGCCGGTCCAGGAACAGCAGTTCCCCCCGGCCCAGCCGACCCCTCAGGAGCCTTCTTACACTTACACCGAGCAGCAGCCCCAGGAAACACCTGGAATCGGTACTGAGCAGACCTACCAGTCGACGTACCAGCCGATGCCCACACCCGAGCCCACTCCGGTCGAGCCGGCCTATGGAAGCCAGGCGGCGTACACCAACAACCATCCGACTCCTGCAACGCCCGACTACCAAGAGCAGGCATACGGCCAGCAGCAGGCGGCCTACCAGGGTCAGGACCCTTATGCACAGCCGGTCGGATATGAGCAGGGGGCATACCAGCAGGGTGCTTACCAGCAGCCGGGTGTGGGACCGCAGATTCCGCAGACACCTGCCTACCCCTCAGGGGCGGGTTACGCCTACACCGGTGTTCCACCGATTGACCAGCCCTGGTACGGCATCGACTTCATCAACGCCAGCAAGCGCTTCTTCAACAAGTACACCACCTTCAAGGGGCGGGCCTCCAGGGGAGAGTACTGGTGGTCCATCCTGCTGAACATCCTGATCTATATGGCCTGTGGCGTGCTCCTCGCTCTGGCCCCCGACACTGCCGCCGAGGCAGTGGCGGACGCTGTTTCGATCGCGCTGTTTGTCCCCAACATCGCGGTTGCGGTGCGCAGATTGCACGACAGCAACATGTCCGGCCTGTGGTACCTTCTGCCTATCGTCACCACCACTGTCGGCGTCATATTGTTGATCTTCGGAATCGCGGCGGCTTTCATGCAGACACCAGGCGTAGTCATTACCCTCATCGCGCTGGGTGCCATCATCACGCTGGGGGGAGGCATCGCCAATCTCGTGTTCATGCTTCGGCCCAGCGACCCACGCGGCGCCCGCTTCGACAAGTGA
- a CDS encoding ABC transporter permease, translated as MRQTSPRPGWTRLLAPTLTLVALLVIWEAAVRLGGVPDQVLPSPSQIAQATFDSLDDLIPATAITGVEGLLGFLLATALGLVIGLAIHAWRTLHDAIYPLIAGAQMIPLITIAPLFIIWFGFEPLGKVVIVAIFALFPIVVQTCRGLDAVPRFYQDVALNCGATKAWALWHVKLRVAARQIFGGLRISAAYVFATAATSEYLGAQSGLGIWLQSAFNSFRTPLIFSATLVIVILTAALLALITLVERLLLGAPEKD; from the coding sequence GTGAGGCAGACCAGCCCCAGACCTGGATGGACACGGCTCCTGGCACCGACCCTGACCCTGGTGGCCCTCTTGGTCATATGGGAGGCCGCCGTACGCCTGGGAGGGGTGCCGGACCAGGTCCTCCCCTCCCCCAGCCAGATCGCCCAGGCCACCTTCGACAGCCTTGACGATTTGATTCCAGCCACGGCGATCACCGGAGTCGAGGGACTCCTCGGTTTCCTCCTGGCCACCGCCCTGGGTCTGGTTATCGGCCTGGCAATCCATGCCTGGCGGACCCTGCACGATGCCATCTATCCGCTGATTGCTGGAGCACAGATGATTCCTCTGATCACCATCGCCCCGCTCTTCATCATCTGGTTCGGGTTCGAGCCCCTGGGCAAGGTGGTCATCGTAGCCATCTTCGCCCTCTTCCCCATCGTCGTTCAGACCTGCCGGGGCCTGGATGCCGTGCCGCGTTTCTACCAGGACGTGGCTCTGAACTGCGGGGCTACCAAGGCATGGGCCCTGTGGCACGTGAAGCTGCGGGTAGCGGCCCGGCAGATCTTCGGCGGATTGCGAATCAGTGCCGCCTATGTCTTCGCCACCGCAGCCACGTCCGAATACCTGGGCGCCCAGAGTGGTTTGGGAATCTGGCTCCAGTCGGCTTTCAACTCCTTCAGAACCCCGCTGATATTCTCCGCCACCCTGGTCATCGTGATTCTGACGGCTGCCCTCCTGGCACTCATCACGCTGGTCGAGCGTCTGCTCCTGGGAGCACCCGAGAAGGACTAG
- a CDS encoding ABC transporter substrate-binding protein, with product MRKSMAGAAQARGPHGLAFRLAALTSAAVMGLSLAGCGAGNQAEGADDDSHISFMLDWTPNTNHVGIYAARHLGYFKDAGIEVKILPTAQAGAETSVQNKVADVGFSKLSNLATFNSQGSSLKQVFNLGQHSVARWCSLASRTDIQTPKDFDGKTFVSFGSAEQTAVVQQMIRHAGGNGDFKRVTSGTNTFATLTSGKGDFAGFYANWEGVESEIEGPALHCFTQSDWGVPGNPDQLGFVVRDSWLDQPGHRKALQKFITASMRGYDYSLAHPDEAAEILVQETRGSNIDPELASKSMESIVKEGYWLETPGQKTISGMIDMDDAQSYLDFQFKAGTYKDARKGNPDKAPQASDLWTDEFVKEARKQ from the coding sequence ATGAGGAAATCCATGGCGGGCGCAGCTCAGGCAAGAGGACCACACGGATTGGCCTTCAGACTGGCGGCCTTGACGAGCGCGGCAGTCATGGGACTCTCTCTGGCAGGCTGCGGTGCCGGCAATCAGGCCGAAGGCGCGGACGACGACTCCCACATCTCCTTCATGCTGGACTGGACCCCCAACACCAACCATGTAGGCATCTATGCAGCCCGTCACCTGGGGTACTTCAAGGACGCGGGCATCGAAGTCAAGATACTCCCCACTGCACAGGCCGGCGCCGAAACATCGGTGCAGAACAAGGTGGCGGATGTCGGCTTCTCCAAGCTGAGCAATCTGGCCACCTTCAACTCCCAGGGGTCCAGCCTCAAACAGGTCTTCAACCTGGGGCAGCACTCTGTGGCACGTTGGTGCTCCCTGGCCTCACGCACCGATATCCAGACCCCCAAGGATTTCGACGGCAAGACCTTCGTCAGCTTCGGATCGGCCGAGCAGACGGCCGTGGTACAGCAGATGATCAGACATGCGGGAGGCAATGGCGATTTCAAGCGGGTGACCAGCGGAACCAATACCTTCGCCACCCTGACCAGCGGCAAGGGGGACTTCGCAGGCTTCTACGCCAATTGGGAGGGTGTAGAGAGCGAGATCGAGGGCCCGGCCCTGCACTGCTTCACACAGTCAGACTGGGGGGTGCCCGGCAACCCCGACCAGCTGGGCTTCGTGGTCAGGGACTCCTGGCTCGATCAACCCGGGCACCGCAAGGCCCTACAGAAGTTCATCACCGCCAGCATGAGGGGATATGACTACTCCCTGGCCCACCCAGATGAGGCCGCCGAAATCCTGGTCCAGGAGACCAGGGGATCGAACATCGACCCGGAACTGGCCAGCAAATCAATGGAGAGCATCGTAAAGGAAGGCTACTGGTTGGAAACACCCGGCCAGAAGACCATCAGCGGGATGATCGACATGGACGACGCCCAGAGTTATCTGGACTTCCAATTCAAGGCCGGCACCTACAAGGACGCCAGGAAGGGAAACCCCGACAAGGCACCCCAGGCCAGCGACCTCTGGACCGACGAGTTCGTCAAGGAGGCAAGGAAGCAGTGA
- the nrdD gene encoding anaerobic ribonucleoside-triphosphate reductase: MDTQVVASRAEERNTSERDSVDGILVEKRDGRIVDFDPVNIMNAIEAAFTDVMHEIGPDDRQEIRRMALTVQSEIRDRYTNPVKIEDIQTLVEHALVNAHLYEIARAYTSYRLDRDIQRAKATDVNEAVHRLTSKDESLVRENANKDANVYATQRDLLAGAVSKASAFSMLPKDVSNAHMKGDIHFHDADYSPFTAETNCSLPNFSDMLEHGFELGNAMMDSPKSIGTAATQITQIIKDIAGSQYGGQTVNRCDEMLDSYARLDYKKNYTMAEAVLPDEEPIEVAKEVVRGLKAREADWLHLDDREPIGEDAPFDLDAPEMVRLRQVYAKILTRKNIYDAMQTMEYQINSNRVSNGQTPFVTVGFGLGTSWFAREIQRAIFLIRIRGLGKDRHTAIFPKLVFTIKHGLNADEGDPNYDMKQLALECSTKRMYPDVVFYENLIKITGSFKAPMGCRSFLQAWTNPETGEDEEDGRMNLGVVTVNIPRIALESRGDKDRFWKLFDQRMEVAHHALQFRIMRCKQATPINAPTLYQFGAFGRLKPTDSVDTLFRNSRSTVSLGYIGLYEATSVFFGKDWMQDHTWDQEGKEFALSIVRRMSQLCKQWEKSEGYHYSVYSTPAESLTDRFCRMDKEKFGSVEGVTDHDFYTNSFHYPVWLRPTPMEKLSYERDFPYLASGGFINYCEFPSMQQNPKALEAVWDYAYQIGIGYLGTNTPIDHCFVCGYEGDFAPTEEGFKCPECGNDDPEKCNVTKRTCGYLGNPVQRPMVHGRHEEIAHRVKHMQGETGRVVLKDGNTKEWFDDKAE; encoded by the coding sequence ATGGATACGCAGGTGGTGGCAAGCCGTGCAGAGGAGAGGAACACCTCCGAACGCGACTCGGTCGATGGCATTCTGGTCGAGAAGCGCGATGGCCGGATCGTCGATTTCGATCCCGTCAACATCATGAACGCCATTGAGGCCGCTTTTACGGATGTCATGCACGAGATCGGGCCGGACGACCGTCAGGAGATCCGCAGGATGGCCCTGACCGTTCAGTCGGAGATCCGTGATCGCTATACCAATCCGGTCAAGATCGAAGACATACAGACCCTGGTCGAGCACGCCTTGGTCAATGCCCATCTCTACGAGATCGCCCGGGCCTACACTTCCTACCGTCTTGATCGCGACATTCAGAGGGCCAAGGCCACTGATGTCAATGAGGCCGTCCACCGTCTGACCAGCAAGGACGAGTCCCTGGTACGGGAAAACGCCAACAAGGACGCCAACGTCTACGCCACCCAGCGTGATCTCCTGGCGGGTGCCGTGTCCAAGGCATCGGCCTTCAGCATGTTGCCCAAGGATGTATCCAATGCCCACATGAAGGGCGACATCCACTTCCATGATGCCGACTACTCGCCTTTCACCGCGGAGACCAATTGCTCCCTGCCGAACTTCAGCGACATGTTGGAGCATGGGTTCGAGCTGGGCAACGCCATGATGGACTCGCCGAAGTCCATCGGCACCGCTGCCACGCAGATCACCCAGATCATCAAGGACATCGCCGGTTCCCAGTACGGTGGCCAGACCGTCAACCGCTGCGACGAGATGCTCGACAGCTATGCCCGGCTTGATTACAAGAAGAACTACACCATGGCCGAGGCCGTTCTCCCCGACGAGGAGCCCATCGAGGTGGCCAAGGAGGTCGTCCGCGGTCTCAAGGCCCGTGAGGCCGACTGGCTCCACCTGGACGACCGTGAGCCCATCGGTGAGGATGCCCCCTTTGATCTGGATGCGCCTGAAATGGTTCGCCTGCGTCAGGTCTACGCCAAGATTCTGACCAGGAAGAACATCTACGACGCCATGCAGACCATGGAGTACCAGATCAACTCCAACCGCGTCTCCAACGGCCAGACCCCCTTCGTTACCGTGGGCTTCGGCCTGGGCACCTCGTGGTTCGCCCGGGAGATTCAGCGCGCCATCTTCCTGATTCGCATCCGTGGTCTTGGCAAGGACCGCCACACGGCCATCTTCCCCAAGCTGGTCTTCACCATCAAGCATGGGCTGAACGCCGACGAGGGTGATCCCAACTATGACATGAAGCAGCTGGCCCTGGAGTGCTCCACCAAGCGGATGTACCCCGATGTGGTCTTCTATGAGAACCTGATCAAGATCACCGGTTCCTTCAAGGCCCCCATGGGCTGCCGCTCCTTCCTCCAGGCCTGGACCAACCCGGAGACCGGGGAGGACGAAGAGGACGGCCGTATGAATCTGGGTGTTGTCACCGTCAACATCCCGCGTATCGCCCTGGAATCCCGTGGCGACAAGGACCGGTTCTGGAAGCTGTTCGACCAGCGTATGGAGGTGGCCCACCACGCCCTGCAGTTCCGCATCATGCGCTGCAAGCAGGCCACCCCCATCAACGCCCCGACCCTCTACCAGTTCGGTGCCTTCGGCCGGCTGAAGCCCACCGACAGTGTCGACACCCTCTTCCGCAACAGCCGCTCCACCGTCTCCTTGGGATACATCGGGCTGTACGAGGCCACCAGCGTCTTCTTCGGCAAGGACTGGATGCAGGATCACACCTGGGACCAGGAGGGCAAGGAATTCGCCCTGAGCATCGTGCGTCGCATGAGCCAGCTCTGCAAGCAGTGGGAGAAGTCCGAAGGGTATCACTATTCGGTCTACTCGACCCCCGCCGAATCCCTGACCGACCGCTTCTGCCGGATGGACAAGGAGAAGTTCGGTTCCGTCGAGGGCGTGACCGACCACGACTTCTATACCAACAGCTTCCACTACCCGGTATGGCTGCGGCCCACCCCCATGGAGAAGCTCAGCTATGAGCGCGACTTCCCCTACCTGGCCTCGGGAGGGTTCATCAACTACTGCGAGTTCCCCTCCATGCAGCAGAACCCCAAGGCTCTGGAGGCCGTCTGGGATTACGCCTATCAGATCGGCATAGGCTACCTGGGCACGAACACCCCCATCGATCACTGCTTCGTCTGCGGGTACGAGGGCGACTTCGCGCCCACCGAAGAGGGATTCAAGTGCCCGGAGTGCGGTAACGACGACCCGGAGAAGTGCAACGTGACCAAGCGCACCTGCGGCTACCTGGGCAATCCGGTCCAGCGGCCCATGGTCCACGGTCGCCATGAGGAGATCGCCCACAGGGTCAAGCACATGCAGGGCGAGACCGGTCGCGTGGTCCTGAAGGACGGCAACACCAAGGAGTGGTTCGACGACAAGGCCGAGTAG
- the nrdG gene encoding anaerobic ribonucleoside-triphosphate reductase activating protein produces MGKQGVMRKTGAAGHRDFAADEQDRGPGIPSLLTNNPKAGQWDGRKLSQGIVADYKQLVMTDGEGIRSSLYVSGCPFRCQGCYNSSIWDFKAGHPYTQELEDQIIRDLSLSYVQGITYLGGEPLLNTPMLLGLSKRIRQEFGQEKDIWCWTGYTWEELNRPGETPDKAELISYLDVLVDGRYLEDQKNSLLQFRGSSNQRIIDVPKSLETGQLVLWAKVHDQTRFIPETYSKNREQEQKRG; encoded by the coding sequence ATGGGTAAGCAGGGTGTCATGAGGAAGACCGGTGCCGCCGGCCACCGTGACTTCGCGGCCGACGAACAGGACAGGGGCCCGGGAATTCCCTCCCTCCTGACCAACAACCCCAAAGCCGGTCAGTGGGACGGACGCAAGCTCAGCCAGGGCATTGTGGCCGACTACAAGCAACTGGTCATGACCGACGGGGAAGGCATCCGTTCCTCCCTGTACGTCAGTGGCTGTCCTTTCCGTTGCCAGGGGTGCTACAACTCCTCCATCTGGGATTTCAAGGCCGGGCACCCCTATACCCAGGAGTTGGAGGACCAGATAATCAGGGACCTCTCCCTCTCCTACGTGCAGGGCATCACCTACCTGGGCGGCGAGCCCCTCCTTAATACACCCATGCTTCTCGGACTCTCCAAACGGATCCGTCAGGAGTTCGGCCAGGAAAAGGACATCTGGTGCTGGACTGGCTACACCTGGGAGGAGCTGAATCGCCCGGGGGAGACCCCTGACAAGGCCGAGTTGATCTCCTATCTGGATGTCCTGGTCGATGGTCGTTACCTGGAGGACCAGAAGAACTCCCTCCTCCAATTCCGTGGATCGTCCAACCAGCGCATCATCGATGTTCCGAAGTCTCTTGAAACCGGTCAGCTGGTTCTCTGGGCGAAGGTCCACGACCAGACCAGGTTCATTCCCGAAACCTACAGCAAGAACAGGGAGCAGGAGCAGAAGCGGGGCTGA
- the gltX gene encoding glutamate--tRNA ligase, translated as MTDEHDHDSKPELPKDLRVRFCPSPTGTPHVGMVRTALFNWAQARHSKGTFVFRIEDTDAQRDSEESYGQILDALRWLGLDWDEGVEVGGPDGPYRQSLRGDIYKKVAQQLVDAGYAYESYSTADEIKERNVAAGRPEAFGYDGYDRDLSEEERQAFRDQGRKPALRISMPDEDIAFDDLIRGRIEFKAGSVPDYVIVRPNGDPLYTLTNPVDDAMMRINVVLRGEDLLSSTPRQIVLYRYLMELGVAQAMPLFGHMPYVMGQGKKKLSKRDPESNLFLHREHGFIREGLLNYLALLGWSIGPDRDVFSMDEMIERFDVRDVKANPAHFDIDKAIAINAEHIRMLDPQDFLNRSLPYLKRDGLVTAESWDDLTDREREVLTAAGPLVQPRVRLLGEVSGMMGSLLSDADYIEPDPDARKQLKESAAAVLELAEQTLREVPDQSWTTDHLHDLLTEALVEQGEYKPRLAFGPVRIAVSGRRVSPPLFESLEIIGKTATLQRLTNLRQHL; from the coding sequence ATGACTGATGAGCATGATCACGACTCGAAACCCGAACTGCCCAAGGATCTGAGGGTGCGGTTCTGCCCTTCCCCCACGGGCACCCCCCACGTGGGCATGGTCCGTACGGCCCTCTTCAACTGGGCCCAGGCCCGTCATTCCAAGGGGACCTTCGTCTTCCGAATCGAGGACACGGATGCCCAGCGCGACAGCGAGGAGAGCTACGGGCAGATCCTGGATGCCCTGAGATGGCTGGGGCTTGACTGGGATGAAGGGGTGGAGGTAGGTGGCCCCGATGGTCCCTACCGCCAGTCCCTGCGGGGCGACATCTACAAGAAGGTCGCCCAGCAGCTCGTGGATGCCGGCTACGCGTACGAATCCTATTCCACCGCGGACGAAATCAAGGAGCGCAACGTCGCCGCCGGGCGACCCGAGGCCTTCGGGTATGACGGGTACGACCGGGACCTGAGCGAGGAGGAGCGACAGGCTTTCCGCGACCAGGGCCGTAAGCCCGCCCTGCGTATCAGCATGCCCGATGAGGACATTGCCTTCGACGATCTGATTCGAGGCCGGATTGAATTCAAGGCCGGATCGGTGCCCGACTATGTGATTGTCCGCCCGAATGGGGACCCCCTCTATACCCTGACCAACCCGGTTGATGATGCCATGATGCGGATAAACGTGGTTCTGCGCGGGGAGGACCTCCTCAGCTCCACGCCCAGGCAGATCGTTCTTTACCGGTATCTGATGGAATTGGGTGTCGCCCAGGCCATGCCCCTCTTCGGCCACATGCCCTATGTGATGGGTCAGGGCAAGAAGAAGCTCTCCAAGCGCGATCCCGAGTCCAACCTCTTCCTGCACCGTGAGCATGGCTTCATCCGCGAGGGTCTCCTGAACTACCTGGCCCTCCTGGGCTGGTCGATAGGCCCCGACCGCGATGTCTTCTCCATGGATGAGATGATTGAGCGCTTCGATGTTCGCGATGTCAAGGCCAATCCGGCTCATTTCGACATCGACAAGGCCATCGCCATCAATGCCGAGCACATCCGTATGCTGGATCCGCAGGATTTCCTGAATCGATCCCTGCCTTATCTGAAGCGTGATGGTCTGGTCACTGCCGAGAGTTGGGATGACCTGACCGACCGTGAGCGTGAGGTCCTGACGGCGGCCGGCCCCCTGGTCCAGCCCCGTGTCCGTCTTCTGGGCGAGGTCTCCGGGATGATGGGGAGCCTGCTCAGTGATGCCGATTACATCGAGCCCGACCCAGACGCACGCAAGCAGCTCAAGGAGTCGGCCGCTGCCGTTCTGGAGCTGGCCGAGCAGACGCTCCGGGAGGTGCCCGACCAGAGTTGGACCACCGACCATCTTCATGACCTTCTTACTGAGGCCCTGGTCGAGCAGGGAGAGTACAAGCCCCGTCTGGCCTTCGGGCCCGTGCGGATCGCCGTATCCGGTCGCCGGGTGTCGCCCCCGCTCTTCGAGTCCTTGGAGATTATCGGCAAGACCGCAACACTCCAGCGGCTGACCAACTTGCGCCAACATCTCTGA
- a CDS encoding NAD(P)/FAD-dependent oxidoreductase produces the protein MNTIVVLGAGYAGMRAAKKLAHANLDARIILVNRHPYHYEATQLHQIAAGTKEPADVTFDIRKVVSPKVEVLIDTVTGIDQEERRVTLEEHEPLRYDYLINALGFESETFGIKGAEENGWPLVDIDTSLAARHHLEQTLANYRNSHDPNDLHVVVCGAGFTSIEYLGELVYRMPKLVAEYGLPADQIKISCIEASPKILPMFSQKLVDWAVGYLKKKGVEFHTSTAITEVRPGAVISNDQEFKANTIIWTTGVRGNHVIADSGYNQKRNRVVVEDDLSLKDHPEEYLIGDISAVPDPESGRLFPTTAQISIAQADTAAANVIARVQGRPTKRFTFKSIGTVCSLGPHVGVAEIDMMGKWKLKGAVVGIVKKIVNDRSVLELANIRTMLEGN, from the coding sequence ATGAATACTATCGTTGTGTTGGGCGCAGGGTATGCCGGCATGCGTGCCGCAAAGAAGCTGGCACATGCCAATCTTGATGCCCGTATCATCCTGGTCAATCGGCACCCCTACCACTATGAGGCCACCCAGCTCCACCAGATTGCCGCCGGCACCAAGGAACCGGCCGACGTCACTTTCGATATTCGCAAGGTCGTCTCACCCAAGGTCGAGGTCCTCATCGACACGGTGACGGGCATCGACCAGGAGGAGCGCCGGGTTACCCTGGAGGAGCATGAACCCCTCCGGTATGACTACCTGATCAACGCCCTGGGGTTCGAATCGGAGACCTTCGGCATCAAGGGGGCCGAGGAGAACGGCTGGCCCCTGGTCGACATCGACACATCCCTGGCCGCCAGGCACCACCTGGAGCAGACCCTGGCCAACTACCGGAACAGCCACGACCCCAATGACCTCCACGTGGTGGTCTGTGGCGCGGGGTTCACCAGCATCGAGTACCTGGGGGAGCTGGTCTACCGTATGCCCAAGCTGGTCGCCGAGTATGGTCTGCCGGCCGATCAGATCAAGATCTCATGCATCGAGGCCTCGCCCAAGATCCTTCCCATGTTCTCGCAGAAGCTGGTCGACTGGGCCGTTGGCTACCTGAAGAAGAAAGGTGTCGAATTCCACACCTCCACGGCCATCACCGAGGTCCGGCCGGGTGCCGTAATCAGCAACGACCAGGAGTTCAAGGCCAATACAATCATCTGGACCACAGGGGTGCGTGGTAACCATGTCATTGCCGATTCCGGATATAATCAAAAGCGCAACCGCGTTGTAGTGGAGGATGACCTCTCACTCAAGGATCACCCTGAGGAATACCTCATCGGCGATATCAGCGCCGTTCCTGATCCCGAGTCGGGCAGGCTGTTCCCCACCACAGCACAGATCTCGATTGCCCAGGCTGATACGGCTGCAGCCAACGTCATCGCCAGGGTGCAGGGGCGCCCAACAAAACGGTTCACCTTCAAGAGCATCGGTACCGTCTGCTCCCTGGGACCGCATGTGGGCGTTGCCGAGATCGACATGATGGGCAAGTGGAAGCTGAAGGGCGCTGTGGTTGGGATCGTGAAGAAGATCGTCAACGACCGTTCCGTCCTTGAGCTCGCCAACATCAGGACCATGCTGGAAGGCAACTGA